The following coding sequences lie in one Apium graveolens cultivar Ventura chromosome 3, ASM990537v1, whole genome shotgun sequence genomic window:
- the LOC141714197 gene encoding uncharacterized protein LOC141714197, producing MYVVEFQKRGLPHVHMLIWLDDESKRNLAANVDKFVSAEIPDPLTDPVGYEAVKYLMIHGPCGLENTKSPCMKEMKCSKHFPKKETYFDQSRFPIYLHRNTGIAVAKGKNLKYLFKYCLKGHDRATVEITTHNKNNLCPKESAVHEINAYFDGRYICASEAAYQIFGYHIHYRSISVLRLSFHLSGERSCTFSESDILEKVVRREQHKHSQLEAYFLLNRNEPHARKYTYDEIPQYYVWNESDRVWTVQKKAIKLVIFFTLTTVLVSDLRKLWEQHWNHMVDDILMKRRDSLVDDHNDFSDKQLQYCRETYFDQSGFPIYLPRNTGIAVAKGKNLKYLFKYCLKGYDRATVEITTHNKNNLCPKESDVDEINAYFDGRYICASEAAYRIFGYHIHYRSIYVLLLSFHLPGERSCTFSENDILEKVVRHEQHKHSQLEAYFLLNRNDPHARKYKYDEIPQYYVWNESDRVWTVQKKGRQIDRLLYTHHSAGELCRLKEFNIPLSKKPARVKVSDLRKLWEQHWNHMVDDILMKRRDSRVDDHNDFSDKQLQFFALAEIDKLLKSIGKSLKHFKQLPQPPTSYLQTGLNNLVVKETSYNLTEMEAQFNDLFSNCNLEQLEIVNEVIKSVESGSGGVYFVYGSGGCRKTFVWKTIIL from the exons ATGTATGTTGTTGAGTTTCAAAAGCGTGGTCTCCCCCATGTTCATATGTTGATTTGGCTTGATGATGAATCGAAGAGGAATCTTGCTGCAAATGTAGACAAGTTTGTAAGTGCGGAGATTCCGGACCCACTTACTGATCCTGTAGGTTATGAAGCAGTCAAATATTTAATGATTCATGGTCCATGTGGTCTAGAGAATACAAAGTCCCCTTGCATGAAAGAAATGAAGTGTAGCAAGCATTTTCCTAAAAA AGAGACATATTTCGATCAATCGCGTTTCCCAATCTACCTTCATCGTAATACTGGAATAGCTGTTGCAAAAGGAAAAAA cttgaaatatctattTAAATATTGTTTGAAAGGCCATGATCGTGCTACGGTAGAAATCACCACTCATAACAAGAACAATTTATGTCCAAAAGAATCAGCTGTTCATGAAATAAATGCTTATTTTGATGGGAGGTACATTTGTGCCTCTGAAGCCGCTTATCAAATTTTTGGTTATCATATACATTATCGTTCAATTTCTGTTCTTCGTCTATCATTTCATCTTTCGGGTGAAAGAAGTTGTACATTTTCAGAGAGTGATATTTTAGAAAAAGTTGTGCGTCGTGAGCAGCACAAACATAGTCAGCTTGAAGCCTATTTCCTTTTAAATAGAAATGAACCACATGCGCGTAAGTATACGTATGATGAAATTCCACAGTATTACGTGTGGAATGAGAGTGATCGTGTGTGGACGGTACAGAAAAAGGCCATCAAATTGGTCATCTTCTTTACACTCACCACAGTGCTG GTTTCTGACCTCAGAAAATTATGGGAGCAGCATTGGAACCATATGGTAGATGATATATTGATGAAAAGACGTGATTCACTCGTTGATGACCACAACGATTTCTCTGACAAGCAGCTGCA GTACTGTAGAGAGACATATTTCGATCAATCGGGTTTCCCAATCTACCTTCCTCGTAATACTGGAATAGCTGTTGCAAAAGGAAAAAA CttgaaatatttatttaaatattgtTTGAAAGGCTATGATCGTGCTACGGTAGAAATCACCACTCATAACAAGAATAATTTATGTCCAAAAGAATCAGATGTTGATGAAATAAATGCTTATTTTGATGGGAGGTACATTTGTGCCTCCGAAGCCGCTTATCGAATTTTTGGTTATCATATACATTATCGTTCGATTTATGTTCTTCTTCTATCATTTCATCTTCCGGGTGAAAGAAGTTGTACATTTTCAGAGAATGATATTTTAGAAAAAGTTGTGCGTCATGAGCAACACAAACATAGTCAGCTTGAAGCCTATTTCCTTTTAAATAGAAATGACCCACATGCGCGTAAGTATAAGTATGATGAAATTCCACAATATTACGTGTGGAATGAGAGTGATCGTGTGTGGACTGTACAGAAAAAAGGTCGTCAAATTGATCGTCTTCTTTACACTCACCACAGTGCTGGTGAGCTGTG TCGGTTAAAGGAATTCAACATTCCACTTTCAAAGAAGCCTGCAAGAGTTAAG GTTTCTGACCTCAGAAAATTATGGGAGCAGCATTGGAACCATATGGTAGATGATATATTGATGAAAAGACGTGATTCACGCGTTGATGACCACAACGATTTCTCTGACAAGCAGCTGCAGTTTTTTGCTCTAGCAG AGATCGATAAACTACTCAAGTCTATTGGCAAATCATTGAAGCATTTTAAACAACTGCCTCAGCCTCCTACAAGTTATCTTCAAACCGGATTAAACAATTTGGTCGTCAAAGAAACAAGTTATAACCTTACTGAAATGGAAGCACAGTTTAATGACCTTTTCTCTAACTGCAATCTGGAACAGCTTGAGATTGTCAATGAAGTTATAAAATCTGTTGAGTCGGGAAGTGGTGGTGTGTACTTTGTTTATGGTAGTGGCGGTTGTCGAAAGACATTTGTTTGGAAGACAATCATCTTGTAa